One genomic window of Leptospira saintgironsiae includes the following:
- the thrS gene encoding threonine--tRNA ligase — MEAGVAVAVQNQSVKFILPDGSSKEVSAGSSYKDFIESQLPFLKNKALAVRLDGTTVLDLSRTIDSTTTPNTTPKLEVLTFQDKEGWETFQHSAAHLLGMAVQNLYKDAKLTVGPVIENGPGFFYYDIDFTETVITPEDFPKIEAEMKKIVDSDHEVFRKVWDKKEAISVFEKLGENYKIEIVGQIPDDKVSIYGMGEWFDLCRGPHIPRSGFLKAFKLTALSGAYWKADKNNRMLTRIYGIAFPSKKELDEYVFQLEEAKKRDHRKIGKEMDLFSFQPEAPGFPFWHPKGTTLWNALADYIRKECARRGYQEIKTPAVLSSELWRRSGHWDNFNENMYFVDIDEEEFAIKPMNCPGCSLIYKHHLHSYRELPLRFAELGSVHRHELHGVLHGLFRVRAFTQDDAHIYAPLEYLEAEVLDIIDFTFNVYKKFGFQEFKTYIATRPEKSQGKDEDWEFATNALQQALEKRNIPFSIKEGEGAFYGPKIEFNIKDSIGRMWQCGTVQIDFSMPDRFELDYTDSDGAKKRPVMVHRAIYGSLERFIGILIEHFEGKFPLWLSPNQIRVLTVTENVQEYGSEILKNLIDSGFRAEADFRNEKIGAKIRDSILKKANYLLVLGQKEKDSGTVAVRKRGSEETISMSYSEFQSLLEKEVSEGL; from the coding sequence ATGGAAGCAGGGGTAGCTGTGGCAGTTCAAAATCAGTCAGTCAAATTTATCTTACCGGATGGAAGTTCAAAAGAAGTTTCCGCCGGTTCCTCATATAAGGATTTTATAGAGTCCCAACTTCCGTTCTTAAAGAACAAGGCGTTAGCAGTCCGTTTGGACGGCACAACCGTTTTGGATTTGAGCCGGACCATTGATTCGACAACCACCCCTAATACAACACCTAAGCTGGAAGTTTTGACCTTCCAGGACAAAGAAGGTTGGGAAACCTTCCAACATTCCGCGGCTCACTTGCTCGGAATGGCGGTTCAGAATTTATACAAAGATGCAAAATTAACCGTTGGTCCTGTGATAGAAAATGGGCCTGGGTTCTTTTATTACGATATCGATTTCACAGAAACTGTAATCACTCCGGAAGATTTTCCTAAGATCGAAGCAGAGATGAAGAAGATTGTGGATAGCGACCACGAAGTTTTCCGCAAGGTCTGGGACAAAAAGGAAGCAATCTCTGTTTTCGAAAAATTGGGAGAGAACTATAAGATAGAGATCGTTGGACAAATTCCTGACGACAAAGTTTCTATCTATGGAATGGGAGAATGGTTCGATCTTTGTAGAGGACCACATATTCCTCGCTCCGGATTTTTGAAAGCATTCAAGTTGACTGCACTTTCCGGAGCTTATTGGAAAGCGGACAAAAACAATCGTATGCTCACCCGAATTTACGGGATCGCATTTCCAAGTAAGAAGGAATTGGACGAGTATGTTTTCCAACTGGAAGAGGCTAAGAAGAGGGACCACAGAAAGATCGGAAAAGAGATGGATCTATTCTCTTTCCAACCAGAAGCTCCTGGTTTTCCTTTCTGGCATCCTAAGGGAACTACTCTTTGGAATGCATTAGCAGATTATATTCGTAAAGAATGTGCAAGACGTGGATACCAAGAGATTAAAACTCCTGCAGTTCTTTCTTCTGAGTTATGGAGAAGAAGCGGTCACTGGGATAACTTCAACGAGAATATGTATTTCGTTGATATCGACGAAGAAGAATTCGCGATCAAACCAATGAACTGTCCTGGTTGTAGTTTGATCTACAAACACCATCTTCATTCTTACAGAGAACTTCCTCTTAGATTCGCAGAATTAGGAAGTGTGCATCGTCATGAATTACATGGAGTTCTTCATGGACTTTTTAGAGTAAGAGCATTCACCCAAGATGACGCGCATATTTATGCACCTCTGGAATATCTGGAAGCAGAAGTGTTGGATATCATTGACTTCACTTTTAATGTGTATAAGAAGTTTGGATTCCAAGAATTTAAAACTTATATCGCGACTCGTCCTGAAAAATCGCAAGGAAAGGACGAAGATTGGGAGTTTGCAACCAACGCTCTTCAGCAAGCTTTGGAAAAAAGAAACATTCCATTCTCCATTAAAGAGGGAGAAGGCGCATTCTACGGACCTAAGATAGAATTTAATATCAAGGATTCTATTGGAAGAATGTGGCAATGTGGAACTGTTCAGATAGACTTCTCCATGCCAGATCGTTTCGAATTGGATTATACTGATTCAGATGGAGCTAAGAAAAGGCCAGTTATGGTCCACAGAGCAATCTATGGTTCCTTAGAAAGATTTATTGGGATACTAATAGAACATTTCGAAGGGAAATTTCCACTTTGGCTTTCTCCTAACCAGATACGTGTTCTAACCGTAACTGAAAATGTGCAGGAATATGGCTCCGAGATCTTGAAAAATCTTATTGATTCCGGTTTCAGGGCAGAAGCTGACTTCAGAAATGAGAAGATCGGCGCAAAGATCCGAGATTCTATCCTCAAAAAGGCAAATTACCTACTGGTACTAGGCCAAAAGGAGAAGGATTCAGGCACTGTTGCGGTCCGGAAACGAGGCTCAGAAGAAACAATTTCTATGTCTTATTCCGAGTTTCAATCTTTGCTGGAAAAGGAAGTCTCAGAAGGACTTTGA
- the infC gene encoding translation initiation factor IF-3, with amino-acid sequence MQKRPQPKPTDKLFTHRINEKITGVSQVRLVSDDGVMIVSFDEALRRAKEENLDLVEVSGDQEIHVCKIIDYGKYKFELLKKSKEAKKKQHVINVKEVKIRPRIEQHDYEIKKRHAVEFLQKGDKVKVSLRFRGREMMHSELGMNVVNRMVEDLKSVGTPEREPVLDGRQIVVVITPLAAKQ; translated from the coding sequence ATGCAGAAGAGGCCTCAACCGAAACCCACCGATAAGCTATTTACTCATAGAATTAATGAGAAAATTACAGGGGTGTCCCAGGTAAGATTGGTGTCGGATGACGGTGTAATGATCGTTTCTTTTGACGAAGCTTTACGTCGCGCTAAAGAAGAAAACTTGGACCTGGTAGAAGTATCCGGTGACCAAGAGATTCATGTCTGCAAGATCATCGATTACGGTAAATATAAGTTCGAACTACTTAAAAAGAGTAAGGAAGCTAAGAAGAAACAACACGTAATCAACGTGAAAGAAGTGAAGATCCGTCCAAGGATCGAACAACACGATTACGAGATTAAAAAACGCCACGCAGTGGAGTTTCTTCAAAAAGGTGACAAAGTCAAAGTCAGCCTTCGCTTTCGCGGTCGTGAAATGATGCACTCCGAACTCGGGATGAACGTAGTAAATCGAATGGTAGAAGATTTGAAATCGGTCGGTACTCCGGAAAGAGAACCAGTGTTAGACGGCCGCCAAATCGTTGTAGTTATCACACCTCTTGCTGCAAAGCAATAG
- the rpmI gene encoding 50S ribosomal protein L35 has protein sequence MPKLKTNRAAAKRFKFSKNNKIKRKSMNTRHILTKKGPKRRRRLRGMTLVVDADWKAIVRLMPYGVR, from the coding sequence ATGCCTAAGCTTAAAACAAATAGAGCCGCAGCTAAACGGTTCAAGTTTTCCAAAAATAATAAAATAAAACGGAAGAGTATGAACACCCGTCACATTCTTACCAAAAAAGGACCTAAAAGACGTCGTCGTCTTAGGGGAATGACTTTGGTAGTGGATGCGGATTGGAAAGCAATCGTTAGACTCATGCCTTACGGAGTTCGATAA
- the rplT gene encoding 50S ribosomal protein L20: MPRATNGTIHKNRRKKILKTAKGFRGARSKLYRTAKSAVMKAGQWAYRDRRAKKRDFRKLWIIRINAAAREAGLSYSQFMYGLKKANISLDRKALAELAFSDKETFNALVEKIKVAA, encoded by the coding sequence ATGCCACGCGCAACAAACGGAACCATACACAAGAATCGTCGTAAAAAAATCCTAAAGACCGCAAAAGGTTTTAGAGGAGCGAGATCCAAACTTTACAGAACTGCGAAATCCGCAGTAATGAAAGCGGGTCAGTGGGCATACAGAGACAGAAGAGCAAAAAAACGTGATTTCCGTAAACTTTGGATTATCCGTATCAATGCTGCTGCTCGTGAAGCTGGACTTTCTTATTCTCAGTTCATGTACGGACTGAAAAAAGCCAATATTTCTTTGGATAGAAAAGCCCTGGCAGAACTCGCGTTTAGCGACAAAGAAACTTTCAACGCTTTAGTTGAAAAAATCAAGGTAGCGGCGTAA
- a CDS encoding cell division protein ZapA, translated as MSEKVKARILGEDYTIVGDADSEYIHRLAELVDRKVRELQLGMPNAPKLKLAVLAALNFADELEQSKNQTGDSGPSSPEAEEKTKKLITLLEEGLIGDL; from the coding sequence ATGAGTGAGAAAGTCAAAGCTCGTATACTGGGCGAAGACTATACCATAGTAGGCGATGCCGATTCGGAGTACATCCATAGGCTCGCCGAATTGGTGGACCGAAAAGTTCGTGAGTTACAATTAGGAATGCCTAACGCGCCTAAATTGAAACTCGCGGTGCTCGCTGCTTTAAACTTCGCAGACGAATTGGAACAATCCAAAAATCAAACCGGCGACTCAGGACCTTCTTCTCCCGAAGCGGAAGAAAAGACCAAAAAATTGATCACTCTTTTGGAAGAAGGTTTGATCGGAGATCTTTGA
- a CDS encoding 5-formyltetrahydrofolate cyclo-ligase — protein MVSKSEARKRIKSLLLGVPSRKEKEENIRASLLEFLRHSASSTQLKIISYVADDFEISPFLPLGPSLQIGSLSLDIFFPKVTNSGLEFKLGSGFSSGAFGILEPTGQGLLQPENADWIIVPALGWNEKGARLGRGKGFYDRSLKDILSEKMIGLSFEDLYPCDFSAEPHDLKVGTVITEKKNHCFPGKMGEKSVG, from the coding sequence TTGGTTTCTAAATCGGAAGCCAGAAAAAGAATAAAATCTCTTCTCTTGGGAGTTCCTTCCAGGAAAGAAAAAGAAGAAAATATCCGTGCTAGTCTTTTGGAATTTCTGAGACATAGCGCATCTTCTACCCAATTAAAAATCATCTCTTATGTTGCTGATGATTTTGAAATTTCTCCTTTTCTACCGTTAGGCCCTTCTTTACAGATAGGAAGTTTAAGTTTGGACATATTTTTTCCAAAAGTAACAAACTCAGGACTTGAATTTAAATTAGGATCCGGATTTTCCTCAGGCGCTTTTGGCATTTTAGAACCAACTGGACAAGGTTTATTACAACCGGAAAATGCTGATTGGATTATTGTGCCCGCCCTTGGTTGGAATGAGAAGGGGGCAAGGCTCGGAAGGGGAAAGGGTTTTTATGATCGTTCTCTAAAGGATATACTTTCGGAAAAAATGATTGGCCTTTCTTTTGAGGACCTATACCCTTGCGATTTTTCCGCGGAACCCCATGATCTAAAAGTGGGTACAGTGATTACGGAGAAAAAAAACCATTGCTTTCCCGGGAAAATGGGAGAAAAATCAGTCGGATAA
- a CDS encoding chemotaxis protein CheW — translation MDKNNHTEQNQEERELDTLQEFLTFEVDKEIFGIDILYIHEILKPVPITRIPNVEGFILGVINLRGEIIPIMDLKELFGLGFCDILPSTRIIVVVTGEKRAGLLVDSVKQVVKIRKDKVSQANEDLSVNYSELIESVSQVEDSLILNLNLSKVMDYAGEEA, via the coding sequence ATAGATAAAAACAACCACACGGAACAAAACCAAGAAGAGAGAGAACTGGATACTCTCCAGGAGTTTCTCACATTCGAAGTGGATAAGGAAATTTTCGGGATCGATATTCTTTATATCCACGAAATCCTAAAACCGGTGCCTATTACAAGAATTCCTAATGTAGAAGGTTTTATATTAGGAGTGATCAACTTAAGAGGTGAGATCATTCCGATCATGGATCTTAAGGAACTTTTTGGATTAGGTTTTTGTGATATTCTTCCTTCCACTCGGATCATTGTTGTTGTTACTGGAGAAAAAAGGGCAGGGCTCCTCGTTGACTCAGTTAAACAAGTTGTTAAGATCCGCAAGGATAAGGTCAGTCAAGCAAACGAAGACCTAAGTGTTAATTATAGTGAACTTATAGAATCTGTCAGCCAGGTTGAAGACTCTCTCATTCTAAACTTGAATCTATCCAAGGTCATGGATTATGCAGGGGAGGAAGCGTAA
- a CDS encoding chemotaxis protein CheW: MAGVLGEYTELFLEESEDQIEELNANLLKLEKDQSDPQTINDIFRAAHSLKSSAAFVGLYNLSDLAHKMENLLQSIRDGKLAVNLSLVNLLFQCFDLIKNVIVNVAAGKKVDTPYTDMIQRLEAYEKNPDVAAASSAAGRSISQSATPVAKQEELSGNGIELDVDDQKELEEILRNGSGKPWLLKVGLKKDSPMKGLRYTLIVQNLKNLGQVFRTKPNAEELENGTEAPYLSILIVSSESQEELTKAANVDMVENLMIQEFKLSGYSETGVSSSYQLDEEERSTEAKVTLKSIKVSSDKLDQLMNNVGELVITNSGFQKIYDDLLRTFGDDQLFNELKGRIDLINRISKELQSGIMNIRMVPISTVFRRFSRLVRDLSLETGKTVDLVLNGESTELDKKVIDALGEPLLHLIRNSVDHGIESPEERKRLGKPETGIVELNAYQGGSNIMVEIRDDGRGLDLDKIRKKAIEKGLVSETDAIALEESDIYQFIFAPGFSTADKITDISGRGVGMNVVNSLIQEFKGKILIQSQKGSGTSFVLSFPQALAIIPSILIVMEEEVYAFPLSEVNETIKVNNEQITTLEGNEIINLRGEVLPIYRLNRILGLQDKTDREEFPVVIVQYKGRKLGFMVDELVGKHETVIKSLEKNFKNIKGLTGASIMGDGTIIMVLDIPGLVEFAAELEENARYVNYHLETMKRISTIRTIETEEEKYIQKTSNPTNVYNHKLHEITTRERERRKKSERKKSDESKKVIVAKEELEREVASAPIKTTMEIRPSEEKLITSTETPSELSSNTAVLERPAAKKEGMEEAYRSHINELISDSPVSDEERKRADHIIEGFLEQKKQRMMSVAHSKEFTGNLTKEQIKKIESVVNTGMMNAGMVLSQILNRNVDLFIPEIIMNDKEGLASEIRFSDDKFYGMKVRMTGDLNGNMLMMFSRENAKNLARELLDSNPSGDVLDDDTKSVLSEIANIVCASVLNSISNKAKVGVMPDVPELVEGTFLEVLDVVKPERTKFLSMLTEFNHEGNNLLGVLLFLPDFDELMDLLPKF, encoded by the coding sequence ATGGCAGGAGTACTTGGCGAATACACAGAACTCTTTCTGGAAGAATCCGAAGACCAGATTGAAGAACTAAATGCGAATCTTCTAAAACTGGAAAAGGATCAATCGGATCCTCAAACTATAAATGATATTTTCCGTGCGGCTCACTCTTTGAAAAGTTCTGCTGCTTTCGTTGGATTATATAATCTTTCCGATCTCGCGCACAAAATGGAGAACCTTCTCCAAAGTATCAGAGATGGAAAACTTGCAGTTAATCTTTCTTTAGTAAATCTATTATTCCAATGTTTTGATCTTATTAAGAATGTGATCGTGAATGTTGCTGCCGGTAAAAAAGTGGATACCCCTTATACGGATATGATCCAAAGACTGGAAGCTTACGAAAAAAATCCTGACGTAGCTGCTGCTTCAAGCGCTGCCGGAAGATCTATTTCTCAATCTGCAACTCCTGTCGCAAAACAAGAAGAACTTTCTGGCAATGGAATTGAGCTAGATGTGGACGACCAAAAAGAATTAGAAGAAATCCTTCGTAATGGTTCCGGAAAACCTTGGCTCTTAAAAGTGGGACTTAAAAAAGATTCCCCAATGAAAGGCCTACGTTATACTCTTATTGTTCAAAACCTGAAAAACTTAGGCCAAGTATTTCGCACTAAACCGAATGCAGAAGAATTGGAGAATGGAACAGAGGCTCCATACCTTTCTATCCTGATCGTAAGTTCCGAATCTCAGGAAGAGCTTACCAAGGCTGCAAACGTAGACATGGTTGAAAACCTGATGATCCAAGAGTTCAAACTTAGCGGATATTCCGAAACTGGAGTTTCTTCTTCTTACCAATTGGATGAAGAAGAAAGAAGTACTGAGGCGAAAGTTACTCTAAAAAGTATTAAAGTATCTTCTGATAAACTGGATCAGCTCATGAATAATGTGGGCGAGCTTGTTATTACGAACTCAGGCTTCCAAAAAATTTACGATGATCTTCTTCGTACATTCGGAGATGATCAGTTATTTAACGAACTCAAAGGTCGTATCGATCTAATCAACCGTATCTCCAAAGAACTTCAATCCGGTATCATGAATATTCGGATGGTTCCAATTTCTACAGTTTTCCGTCGTTTCTCTCGTTTGGTCCGAGACCTTTCTTTAGAAACTGGTAAAACAGTGGATCTGGTTTTAAATGGAGAGTCCACTGAGTTGGACAAAAAAGTAATCGATGCTTTGGGAGAGCCACTTCTCCACTTGATCAGAAACTCTGTGGATCATGGTATCGAATCTCCAGAAGAAAGAAAAAGGTTGGGCAAACCTGAAACTGGGATCGTGGAGTTAAACGCTTACCAAGGTGGAAGCAATATTATGGTAGAGATCCGTGACGATGGTCGCGGATTGGATCTAGATAAGATCCGCAAAAAAGCAATAGAGAAGGGACTTGTTTCCGAAACTGATGCAATCGCTTTAGAAGAAAGTGATATTTATCAGTTCATCTTTGCTCCTGGTTTTTCAACTGCAGACAAAATCACTGATATCTCTGGTCGCGGTGTTGGAATGAATGTGGTGAATAGCCTCATCCAAGAATTTAAAGGTAAAATTCTGATCCAATCTCAGAAAGGATCGGGAACTTCTTTCGTTCTATCATTCCCTCAAGCGCTTGCGATCATTCCTTCTATCTTGATCGTAATGGAAGAAGAAGTTTATGCTTTCCCACTTTCAGAAGTGAACGAAACTATCAAGGTAAACAACGAACAGATCACTACTCTCGAAGGAAACGAGATCATCAATTTGAGAGGAGAGGTTCTTCCTATCTACAGATTGAATCGTATCTTGGGTCTTCAGGACAAAACCGACAGAGAAGAATTCCCAGTTGTTATCGTTCAATATAAAGGCCGCAAATTAGGCTTCATGGTTGATGAGCTCGTTGGAAAACACGAAACAGTTATCAAATCCTTAGAGAAAAATTTCAAAAATATCAAAGGACTTACTGGAGCTTCCATCATGGGAGACGGAACCATTATCATGGTTTTAGATATTCCAGGACTTGTGGAATTTGCCGCCGAGTTGGAAGAGAATGCAAGATATGTGAACTATCATCTCGAAACGATGAAACGTATCAGCACGATCCGCACAATCGAAACGGAAGAAGAGAAATATATCCAAAAAACTTCCAACCCTACTAACGTTTATAATCATAAACTACATGAGATCACTACTCGTGAAAGAGAGCGTCGCAAGAAGAGCGAACGTAAAAAATCGGATGAATCCAAAAAGGTAATCGTAGCGAAAGAAGAACTCGAAAGAGAAGTCGCTTCTGCTCCGATCAAAACTACTATGGAGATCCGACCTTCCGAGGAAAAACTAATCACTTCTACTGAAACTCCTTCTGAACTTTCTTCCAATACTGCAGTTCTGGAAAGACCTGCTGCTAAAAAAGAAGGAATGGAAGAAGCTTATAGATCTCATATCAATGAATTGATCTCTGATTCTCCAGTTTCTGATGAAGAAAGAAAAAGAGCTGATCACATTATAGAAGGTTTCTTGGAGCAGAAAAAACAGAGAATGATGTCCGTTGCTCACTCTAAAGAATTCACAGGGAACTTGACCAAGGAACAGATCAAGAAGATTGAATCTGTAGTTAATACTGGTATGATGAATGCCGGTATGGTGCTTTCTCAGATCCTGAATAGGAACGTGGATCTGTTTATTCCTGAAATTATCATGAATGATAAAGAAGGTTTGGCTTCTGAGATCCGTTTCTCTGACGATAAATTCTACGGAATGAAAGTCAGAATGACCGGCGATCTGAACGGGAACATGCTTATGATGTTCTCCAGAGAGAATGCCAAAAATTTAGCTAGAGAACTTTTAGATTCTAATCCGAGCGGAGACGTTTTGGACGATGATACTAAGAGCGTTCTATCTGAGATCGCAAACATAGTTTGCGCCTCCGTTTTGAACTCTATTTCCAATAAGGCGAAAGTGGGTGTGATGCCGGATGTTCCAGAACTTGTCGAAGGAACCTTCTTAGAAGTTCTGGATGTTGTTAAACCGGAAAGAACTAAGTTCTTAAGCATGCTCACTGAATTTAATCATGAGGGAAACAACCTGTTAGGAGTACTTTTATTCCTTCCGGACTTTGATGAACTCATGGATTTGCTTCCGAAATTTTAA
- a CDS encoding protein-glutamate methylesterase/protein-glutamine glutaminase codes for MVVTPADQSIRVVIIDDSLLVRNIISDQIKKESRIQVIATGKTGVDCIELATKLRPDIVILDVEMPVMDGLSALQELQKRKLGIPVMMLSVLTQHGADATFKALEYGAIDFVPKPSSSNQFNPEEIGTVLKNRILAYFDSLRPSHAGLDPRKIVDTVKSKIFKDEKKTVEAVCIGTSTGGPKALQTVFSDFPENFHLPIFVVQHMPVGFTKAFASRLNDHSKITVKEAEDGEEVRPGTGYVAPGDAHLKIESKAGRKWIALGREALVNGHRPSVEVLFDSAIREYGSALVGVIMTGMGKDGAAATLRMRETGASTVAQDEDSSVIFGMNRQAIEMGGVQFVEPVSAITSRILSILKERGN; via the coding sequence GTGGTAGTAACTCCCGCGGATCAATCGATTCGGGTCGTAATCATAGACGACTCTCTCTTGGTGCGAAATATTATTTCGGACCAGATCAAAAAAGAAAGTAGGATCCAAGTTATAGCTACCGGTAAAACCGGAGTAGATTGTATTGAACTCGCAACAAAACTGCGACCTGATATTGTAATTTTAGATGTAGAGATGCCTGTAATGGATGGGCTTTCCGCACTACAAGAACTGCAGAAACGAAAATTGGGTATTCCAGTAATGATGCTCTCTGTTTTGACACAACATGGAGCTGATGCAACTTTCAAAGCGTTAGAATACGGAGCAATAGATTTCGTTCCTAAACCTTCTTCCAGTAATCAATTTAATCCGGAAGAAATTGGAACAGTTCTCAAAAATAGAATACTCGCTTATTTCGATAGCTTAAGACCAAGTCATGCGGGCCTTGATCCCAGAAAAATCGTAGATACGGTCAAAAGTAAAATTTTCAAAGATGAAAAAAAAACCGTGGAAGCTGTTTGTATTGGGACATCAACCGGTGGTCCAAAAGCATTACAGACTGTTTTTTCTGATTTTCCGGAGAATTTTCATCTACCAATTTTCGTCGTACAACATATGCCTGTGGGTTTTACGAAAGCTTTTGCTTCTCGTTTAAATGATCATTCTAAAATCACAGTAAAAGAAGCCGAGGACGGAGAAGAAGTTCGTCCCGGAACAGGTTACGTGGCTCCGGGTGATGCACATTTGAAGATCGAATCTAAGGCAGGACGGAAATGGATTGCCTTAGGTAGGGAAGCACTGGTAAATGGACACAGGCCCTCAGTCGAAGTTTTATTCGACAGCGCAATCCGGGAATACGGGAGCGCCTTAGTCGGTGTGATTATGACCGGCATGGGAAAAGATGGAGCGGCGGCGACTCTCAGAATGAGAGAGACTGGAGCTTCTACTGTTGCCCAAGACGAGGACAGCTCCGTGATCTTCGGAATGAATCGCCAAGCCATCGAAATGGGTGGGGTTCAGTTCGTAGAACCTGTAAGCGCAATAACATCAAGGATACTTTCCATTCTTAAAGAAAGGGGAAACTAA
- a CDS encoding response regulator — MARILVVDDAKFMRTMVKDALVAGGHEIVGEAENGNIAVDQYKAIKPDLVTMDITMREKDGIEAAQEIFKLDPKARIIMVTALGQEELLAKAIKMGVKDFVVKPFSPERLQQAAEKALNS, encoded by the coding sequence ATGGCCAGAATTCTCGTAGTAGACGATGCAAAATTCATGAGGACCATGGTGAAGGACGCACTCGTCGCCGGAGGGCATGAGATCGTCGGCGAGGCCGAAAACGGAAACATCGCTGTTGATCAGTACAAAGCGATCAAGCCGGACCTAGTCACCATGGATATCACCATGAGAGAAAAAGACGGGATCGAAGCAGCCCAGGAAATTTTTAAATTAGATCCGAAAGCACGTATCATCATGGTAACTGCTCTTGGTCAGGAAGAACTTCTTGCGAAAGCGATCAAGATGGGAGTGAAGGATTTTGTAGTAAAACCTTTCTCGCCTGAAAGATTGCAACAGGCGGCAGAAAAAGCACTGAATTCATAA
- a CDS encoding segregation and condensation protein A — MERENATQSFVVQWNNSEGGITEGPLSLLWSLIESYKVDIFEVSLSQITQDFLNFIKISASIHIDMGAEYALMAANLVYLKSKALLPDPGFEEEDYDPPLPPELVEKLLEHKKFQLTAQKMGDVDKVQAGVFSRETNQVIDESESWLDLSLLDLISAFNEILEKREDEGEIPALLTAPHRYSVEEKMGTISELLVERSDISFEELFSTVKPEKAEIVAVFLAMLELCKQRIVSIRQHKTFGEIRIFLVGEPWNATKPA, encoded by the coding sequence ATGGAGAGAGAAAACGCCACACAATCCTTCGTAGTTCAATGGAACAATTCTGAAGGTGGTATTACAGAGGGACCTTTAAGTCTTCTCTGGTCTCTTATCGAAAGTTATAAGGTGGATATATTTGAAGTATCCCTTTCTCAAATCACCCAAGACTTTCTGAACTTCATTAAGATTTCTGCAAGTATTCATATAGACATGGGAGCGGAATACGCTCTTATGGCCGCTAATTTAGTTTATCTCAAATCTAAAGCATTATTACCCGATCCAGGTTTCGAAGAAGAAGATTATGATCCCCCTCTTCCACCCGAACTGGTCGAAAAACTTCTAGAACATAAAAAATTCCAATTAACCGCCCAGAAAATGGGGGATGTGGATAAGGTCCAGGCTGGAGTATTCTCCAGAGAAACCAATCAGGTTATAGATGAGTCCGAATCCTGGCTGGATCTAAGCCTTTTAGATCTGATTTCTGCATTTAATGAGATCTTGGAAAAACGGGAAGATGAAGGCGAGATTCCCGCTTTACTTACCGCGCCCCACCGGTATTCTGTCGAAGAAAAGATGGGTACCATTTCCGAACTGCTCGTCGAACGTTCGGATATCTCCTTTGAAGAATTGTTTTCTACGGTCAAGCCGGAGAAAGCCGAGATAGTAGCCGTCTTTCTGGCAATGTTGGAGCTCTGCAAACAGAGAATTGTATCCATCCGCCAGCATAAAACTTTCGGCGAAATCCGTATATTCTTGGTGGGAGAACCGTGGAACGCGACAAAGCCGGCTTAA
- the scpB gene encoding SMC-Scp complex subunit ScpB, translating into MIEALLFLSGEPLKLASIAKSIDCEKQEARDILDELILDYQEKDGGFVLREIAGSYQFSTNEKYSEILAKLFKEKKREQLSRSSLDTLAIIAYKQPITLSEIDDIRGVSSRAMVTSLISKKLVKPVGNKEVPGRPALYGTTKDFLIHFGLNKLTDLPAPVEVKELKFENLDDLIENGQE; encoded by the coding sequence CTGATAGAAGCGCTGCTTTTCCTTTCCGGAGAGCCGCTTAAACTAGCCAGTATCGCAAAATCCATAGACTGCGAAAAACAGGAAGCTCGTGATATATTAGACGAGTTGATCTTGGATTACCAAGAGAAGGACGGAGGATTCGTTCTTAGAGAGATCGCAGGCTCTTATCAATTTTCTACGAACGAAAAATATTCTGAAATTTTAGCAAAGCTCTTCAAAGAAAAGAAGAGAGAACAACTTTCCCGTTCCAGTTTGGATACTTTGGCGATCATAGCTTATAAACAACCGATCACATTATCTGAAATTGATGATATTCGTGGAGTTTCTTCTAGAGCGATGGTAACTTCTCTTATATCTAAAAAACTGGTTAAACCGGTTGGTAATAAAGAAGTTCCTGGACGACCGGCGCTGTACGGAACCACTAAAGATTTTTTAATACATTTCGGATTAAATAAACTGACCGATTTACCTGCCCCTGTGGAAGTGAAGGAATTAAAATTCGAAAACCTGGATGATTTGATAGAGAATGGCCAAGAATAA